The genomic segment CATTGGCGATGACATTGAATTTGCTGACGAAATTACCCTGGGCCGGTCCATCGTGAACAGGATCCCTTTTACCAATAATGTTTAAGAAAGGCTGCCGCATTTGGGTTCACAAATGATCTTCGTTAAAAAGATCAAGCTGGTTGGCAGTAACGAATGATTCTTCAGGAATATCTTTCGAATAATTAGTTAAAAAACGCCTGATCATTTTTTTAATCAGTTTATTAGGCGTTGTTTTCCTTGCTTTGCAATAATTATCGAGCGAGCGCTGCTGGTTTTTAGAAAGTTTCAGCTTCACTTCCTTAAATCTGACCTTCTTCCGGCGTTTTTTCCGTGATTTGAGCACAGGCATGATATAATAAAATTCAGATGTCGAAAGTAAAATTTAATGAAGATTATGCAGCGACCCGTTTGGGGAATTTATCAACAAACCCATGAGGATATATCACTGATAATGCGGCCTGCATATTCTTCAGCCTGCGAGGGGGTTGTCCCTTCAGCATAGATACGCATGATGGGCTCCGTGTTTGATTGGCGTAGATGGACCCACCCATTTTCGAAATCTATCTTTAATCCATCTATATTATTTACAGGAAACTGTTTATAAGTCTCATGAATCCTGGTAAAAATTTCCTCCAGGCTAGCACCTGGTTTTAATGTCACTTTATTTTTTGAGATGAAGTAATCAGGATATTGACCGCGCAATTCAGAACAGGTGTTTTCCGAAAGGGCCAGATTAGAAAGGAAAAGGGCTATACCCACCAGCGCATCTCTTCCATAATGAAGTTCCGGATATATCACACCACCATTGCCTTCGCCGCCAATAACAGCCTTTTGTTTCTTCATCATTTCAACAACATTAACTTCCCCTACCGCCGAAGCGAAATATTTTCCCCCATGCTTTTCAGTGACATCTTTTAAGGCGCGGGTCGAGGAAAGGTTGGAAACCGTATTTCCGGGTGTATGACCAAGTATATAATCCGCCACGGCAACCAGTGTATATTCTTCCCCGAAAAAGCCCCCGTTTTCCATGATGATCGCCAGCCGGTCGACATCCGGGTCAACCACAAAACCGACATCGGCCTTATTCTCTTTGACAACCCGGGAAATTTCGCCTAAATGCTCCGGTAAAGGCTCGGGGTTATGGGCGAAGAGCCCATCAGGTGTGGCATTCACGGGAAATATAACCTCTACGCCCAATGCTTCCAATAAAGCAGGCAGCGCAATACCACCGACAGAGTTCACTGCATCGAAGCACACCCTGAAATTGGCATTACGAATGGCCGGAATATTAACCAAAGGCAAACCTAAAATCTTTTTTATATGTTGGCCCAATTGGTCATTATTCTCCTGGTATGTTCCCAGGTTTAAGTAATCCGCAAAATTAAATTCATTCTTCCCGGCAATTTCAAGGATCCTTTGCCCGTCTGCTGCAGAGAGGAACTCTCCTTTAGAATTGAGCAATTTGAGGGCATTCCATTGGGCCGGGTTATGGCTGGCCGTGATGATAATTCCTCCGTCGGCGCCAAGATTTGCTACGGCCAATTCAACTGTAGGTGTTGTAGCCAGGCCCACGTCGGTCACATCTGCACTGCAACTCATCAAAGTGCTGCAAACCATAGCAGAAACCATTTTGCCCGAGACCCTGGCATCCCTTCCAACCACAATCTTCAAATGTTTCTTTCCGGAAATAATTTTAATATAGGAGGCATAAGCAGCAGTGAACTTAACTATCTCCGCAGGCGACAGCCCATCCCCAATAATACCTCTTATCCCTGATATTGATTTGATTAAAGTCATGATTAAAATTTTTGTAAAAATAGATAAACCTCACGACAGTTAGCCGTTCAAGGCTATTTTTAGGTATTCGAAAAAGATACTGAACCTGGGTGTGCTTATCTTTTTTACTAATTTTGCCGCACTAAGATAGGATGCATTCCAATAATGGAGCCATCATTTGAACATAACGAAACTGATCTGAAATTGCTGGTCGACCGCTTTGAAGAAATGTTGCGGGCCAACGGCAGCTATTTTTTCGATGTAGAAGATTTTGAAGATATTATCGACTATTATCTTGATAATCAAAATATCACCAAATCCAGGAAAGCTATTGACCTGGCTGAAGCTCAGCATCCGGGTGCCACTGTTATCCTGATCAAAAAAGCCAGGTATTTTGTACTGGCCAATAAGCCACCCAAAGCTTTATCCTTGCTGGAAGAAATCGAAAAGATCGATCCGACTAACGGGGATGTTTATCTTCTTAAAGGCTCCATCTACAGCAAGCTTAAAAAGTTTGAAGACGCAATAAGGGAATACAATAAAGCCATCTTGTATGCCAGTGATATCGAGGAGGTTTACACTAATATCGCCTACGAATACGAGAATTCCGGCGATTATGCGAAGGCTATTGAATTCCTGAGTAAAATCCTGGATTTAGATCCTGAAAATGAGTCAGCCATTTTTGAGCTTTCTTTTTGTTATGAAATAACCAATAACCTGGAGCAATCCGTCGAATTTTTCACGAATTTTCTGGACAATCATCCATATAACAAGATCGCCTGGTTCAATATAGGAATTGCTTACAATAACCTGGAATTGTTTGAAAAGGCCATCCAGGCCTATGAGTTTGCTATTGCGATTGATGATACATTTTCCTCTGCTTACTTTAACCTGGCCAATGCATATGCCAACCTCGGTGAATACCGGCTGTCCATCAAAAATTACAAAGAAACCCTTAATTATGAGGAGCCCCAGGCAATTACTTATTACTATATTGGTGAGTGTTACGAAAAACTGAACCGATTCCACGAGGCGGTTGAACAATACAACCTGGCCCTTAAGATTGATCCTGAAATGGCAGATGCCTGGATGGGACTGGGTGTTTGTCATGATGAACTTGGGGAACAAAAAACCGCAGTTAAAAACATGGAAAGGGCGTTGGACTTTGAAGATGACAATGCTGAATACTGGTACATTTACGGTGACCTCAAGTATAAATTAGAAGATAAGGAAACGGCCACAAAGGCATTTGAGAAAGTCAGCGCCCTGGATCCCTTACACCCGGATATCTGGCTTGACCTGTCCGATATATATGTTGAATCAGGGGAAATGAAGACAGCATTTGAAGTGTTAGAGGAAGGGGTTTACCAGCAGCCTAAAAATGCCTCACTTCTTTACCGGC from the Bacteroidales bacterium genome contains:
- the glmM gene encoding phosphoglucosamine mutase; translation: MTLIKSISGIRGIIGDGLSPAEIVKFTAAYASYIKIISGKKHLKIVVGRDARVSGKMVSAMVCSTLMSCSADVTDVGLATTPTVELAVANLGADGGIIITASHNPAQWNALKLLNSKGEFLSAADGQRILEIAGKNEFNFADYLNLGTYQENNDQLGQHIKKILGLPLVNIPAIRNANFRVCFDAVNSVGGIALPALLEALGVEVIFPVNATPDGLFAHNPEPLPEHLGEISRVVKENKADVGFVVDPDVDRLAIIMENGGFFGEEYTLVAVADYILGHTPGNTVSNLSSTRALKDVTEKHGGKYFASAVGEVNVVEMMKKQKAVIGGEGNGGVIYPELHYGRDALVGIALFLSNLALSENTCSELRGQYPDYFISKNKVTLKPGASLEEIFTRIHETYKQFPVNNIDGLKIDFENGWVHLRQSNTEPIMRIYAEGTTPSQAEEYAGRIISDISSWVC
- a CDS encoding tetratricopeptide repeat protein, producing the protein MEPSFEHNETDLKLLVDRFEEMLRANGSYFFDVEDFEDIIDYYLDNQNITKSRKAIDLAEAQHPGATVILIKKARYFVLANKPPKALSLLEEIEKIDPTNGDVYLLKGSIYSKLKKFEDAIREYNKAILYASDIEEVYTNIAYEYENSGDYAKAIEFLSKILDLDPENESAIFELSFCYEITNNLEQSVEFFTNFLDNHPYNKIAWFNIGIAYNNLELFEKAIQAYEFAIAIDDTFSSAYFNLANAYANLGEYRLSIKNYKETLNYEEPQAITYYYIGECYEKLNRFHEAVEQYNLALKIDPEMADAWMGLGVCHDELGEQKTAVKNMERALDFEDDNAEYWYIYGDLKYKLEDKETATKAFEKVSALDPLHPDIWLDLSDIYVESGEMKTAFEVLEEGVYQQPKNASLLYRLAGLLMKEGKQKQGLAILSEGLELDFNKHKELFEFFPQLEQNAEIQELIQSYFKKK